A region from the Pelobates fuscus isolate aPelFus1 chromosome 1, aPelFus1.pri, whole genome shotgun sequence genome encodes:
- the EVA1B gene encoding protein eva-1 homolog B, producing the protein MESQKKEMEFLSNSIAAYAHIRDNPESFGLYFVLGVCFGLILTLCLLVIRISCKPRTPSIPSKPKKTPPKDCVKEPLSLTRDEEDPESDDNEETFILNPVTETSLGNQSSVDGTLTINVFTSAEELERAQRLEERERIIREIWRNGQPDILGTGAGTIGRVHYY; encoded by the exons ATGGAAAGTCAGAAGAAAGAGATGGAATTCCTGAGTAACAGCATTGCTGCATATGCTCACATAAGGG ATAATCCAGAGTCATTTGGTCTTTACTTTGTGCTCGGTGTCTGCTTTGGGCTGATATTAACACTCTGTCTGTTAGTAATCCGTATTTCCTGCAAGCCTCGAACTCCCAGCATACCATCCAAACCAAAGAAAACTCCTCCCAAGGACTGTGTGAAGGAGCCTCTCTCTCTAACCAGGGACGAAGAAGATCCAGAGAGTGATGACAATGAGGAAACGTTCATCCTGAATCCAGTGACGGAAACATCTTTGGGAAACCAGTCTTCAGTGGATGGAACATTAACAATTAATGTGTTCACATCAGCAGAAGAACTGGAGAGAGCTCAAAGgttggaggagagagagaggataaTCCGAGAAATATGGCGCAATGGTCAGCCTGATATTTTGGGCACAGGTGCTGGCACTATAGGTCGCGTACACTACTACTGA